In a single window of the Gammaproteobacteria bacterium genome:
- a CDS encoding ABC transporter substrate-binding protein — MRKITHVGIAALTAFVVSTSAMAETVTIGLRSEPSSMDPYFHNLGPNNAMLAQIFGKLIDWGPAMDKLIPRLATSWKAINDTTWEFKLRQDVKFHDGSDFTADDFIFSFNRADGYTGGNSSFRTYTKGKTVKKIDDYTIHIVTDGPYPLMPNEMTSILVMSSEAKGSGGDENFGLKAKDFNKGIATIGTGPYKFVEWKKGDRLILEKYDGYKGPLGRPWDKMVFRFIKSEPARTAALLAGDVDMIDNVPLTDIATLKSNPNVSLSQGVSNRVIYIHMDQFRDQSPFVTDKNGNPIDKNPLKDARVRKALSMMIDRDEMVDKVMEGVALKAGQLLPEGFFARSPNLKPEPYDPEGAKKLLAEAGWGDGFGLTIHGPNDRYINDAKICEAVAQMLTRNGIPTKVETMPKNIYFKRASKGGPDKTPEFSFFLVGWGSGTGEPSSPLKSLLTTYDKSKGHGASNRGRHSNLKMDALLVKALSTVDDAARAKLLAKATEIGIGEDQGIIPLHYQVNTWATRKGLKYNARADESTRGLDLVKSN, encoded by the coding sequence ATGCGTAAGATCACTCATGTCGGAATTGCAGCACTCACGGCATTCGTTGTTTCAACCAGTGCCATGGCGGAAACGGTAACCATCGGTCTCCGTTCAGAACCATCGTCGATGGATCCCTATTTCCACAACTTAGGCCCCAACAACGCGATGCTAGCGCAGATTTTCGGTAAATTGATTGACTGGGGGCCGGCAATGGACAAGTTAATCCCGCGGCTCGCGACTTCGTGGAAAGCGATCAACGACACGACTTGGGAGTTTAAGTTGCGCCAGGATGTGAAATTCCACGATGGCAGTGACTTTACTGCCGATGACTTCATCTTCTCGTTTAATCGAGCTGATGGCTACACTGGTGGCAACTCGTCATTCCGCACCTACACCAAGGGCAAAACTGTCAAGAAGATCGACGATTACACCATCCACATTGTGACTGACGGGCCGTATCCGTTGATGCCGAACGAGATGACGTCGATCCTCGTCATGTCTAGTGAGGCAAAGGGCTCTGGCGGTGACGAGAATTTTGGCCTCAAGGCCAAGGACTTCAACAAGGGAATAGCCACGATCGGGACTGGCCCATACAAGTTCGTCGAGTGGAAAAAGGGCGACCGGCTGATACTCGAGAAATATGACGGTTACAAGGGTCCGCTGGGGCGGCCTTGGGATAAAATGGTATTCAGGTTCATCAAGTCTGAGCCTGCACGTACCGCGGCACTGCTCGCTGGTGACGTCGATATGATTGACAACGTACCGCTCACCGATATCGCTACCCTTAAGAGTAATCCCAATGTATCTCTGAGTCAGGGAGTGTCGAATCGTGTGATCTACATTCACATGGACCAGTTCAGGGATCAGTCGCCGTTCGTCACAGATAAAAATGGCAATCCAATTGATAAAAATCCGCTGAAAGATGCCCGCGTACGCAAGGCGCTTTCCATGATGATCGATCGTGATGAAATGGTCGACAAGGTGATGGAAGGAGTCGCGTTGAAGGCGGGGCAGTTGCTGCCGGAGGGATTCTTCGCTCGCTCACCGAATTTGAAGCCGGAGCCGTACGATCCTGAAGGGGCCAAGAAACTCCTTGCCGAGGCGGGCTGGGGCGATGGTTTCGGGCTGACCATTCATGGTCCGAACGACCGTTACATCAATGATGCCAAGATCTGTGAGGCGGTAGCCCAGATGTTGACGCGGAACGGCATACCGACCAAGGTCGAGACTATGCCTAAGAACATCTACTTCAAACGGGCCTCCAAGGGTGGTCCAGACAAGACGCCTGAATTCAGCTTTTTCCTGGTCGGATGGGGTTCTGGTACCGGTGAGCCTTCGTCACCGCTGAAATCGCTGCTCACGACTTACGATAAGTCCAAAGGTCACGGGGCGTCGAACCGTGGTCGTCATTCCAACCTAAAGATGGATGCATTGCTGGTCAAGGCGCTATCTACAGTTGACGATGCCGCTCGGGCTAAACTTCTGGCCAAGGCGACCGAAATCGGGATCGGAGAAGACCAGGGGATCATTCCACTGCATTACCAGGTCAACACTTGGGCGACCCGCAAGGGTCTGAAGTACAACGCCCGGGCCGACGAAAGCACTCGTGGTCTCGACCTGGTCAAGTCAAACTGA